The Choristoneura fumiferana chromosome 10, NRCan_CFum_1, whole genome shotgun sequence genome has a segment encoding these proteins:
- the LOC141431758 gene encoding uncharacterized protein: MILLRVVLFMLLVSLYYCRRPDKVYCVNKECSEPISKAKTLLSYSSPDDDLISFRTNSEAMIYMKSAGTNEDLWYAVINGKKGFVSSKFLRESKVIKIPEEIVPLPQNPKVQPNKVQQAHEVVDGTTIYTTESTPTSAHQDVDAQSPNAPQQDSAPIMNTDDNASSEKKVESAPSQNSNENKSDQSVLNPTAIGNNDQSAGTTEKPLDSKPIVNTNPELPAISVPESLPQPQALTASTTDAADPKSVQKVDYVQQSLDQPKPAENSDQNTSTPSSTNVDSTTTQSYETSTDKISTEHSILTSANVNTDSNTQLPPMPSTVNYHVPDYNINNQNPQPQVPLPSQYGNGAYGPNNQNYDYNANQAHYQGNTAQQYYPSTSGYPEGSTTGAVPNEGIVYNAPTTETPTYAYTTGSAYSYSTGQTNPPHYQQVETITGSAFSQSSSETTYQSTEAPISNTYNYPNSAENTYSQPNTYTSSESTSIPYQGSTPDHYNYGSSETTKSPLNQDYTTGQYHYGNTETTKAPVYQESTTESYNYGSSEITNTHLNQDSTTGQYNYPSTETTKSPISAETTEQQSHASIESTSTPSSQEPATGPYSYASSTTATPPQETTTEQYNYGNAESTTESVSVPPSTETTQSLHEQSTTETPEAPIMLDLDDYLKSTQVPDTIPSPVTDGPGFLSKLYTSLIDLWPTNAEKPAIESIYNTDQSENQRQADSFSYFNYFLSTYYSVMGTKSDSSALFASPGDTCFTDEYCDGTSKDQNNRFLTFLLTTASSVLLFTLGYYYIDNKRRDGQLIGTINSLQRDLLFSTKECEILKEELATTKSKLAGIEDNSFGMDDMVQSLKEEIEELKAQNERLRKSLDDNEKLLRVSENTAGELQNTLSEVENTLSELLGERAHSEEHIAELNSKIEAFEEELISVSRERDNFQLKFVSAEAASDESRKQKKQLEEINRLLAEANNTIQIQSHEVTALKDVIRELKSGSKSNIDASSLIDHTEIKAKLAKALEEKHTFESKFEIEHKERVRLSEELQNSQESMRTSGQQATEALTRLEVLGKYFQEREGELLKELSAKESLWLSKQGESASTVEKIELMQQEVQRFKEKCDALTLELAEQESARRAAVGELEARAHAAWLEARAARRDADAAKDDAAALRRRLAAVTRAEGAASPHALHEDSRGYILNNSRYDRRYSPESRYSPESRYSPESRYSPESRYSPPRRPSDRKYSPDRRTSDRKYSPDRRTSDRKYSPDRRKVYSPRSRRRSRDRYEEGRGSRARNGPADTETEYNSDSPSRQPRRRRRYSHSGPSSGSGCSSESDK; the protein is encoded by the exons atgattttattaagagttgtattatttatgttactAGTCTCATTATATTACTGTAGGCGGCCAGATAAAGTGTATTGCGTTAACAAGGAATGTAGCG AACCCATATCCAAGGCAAAGACACTCTTGAGTTACAGCAGCCCTGATGACGATCTTATTTCGTTTCGGACCAACTCTGAAGCAATGATTTACATGAAATCAGCGGGTACTAACGAAGATTTATGGTACGCTGTTATCAATGGAAAGAAAGGTTTTGTTAGCTCAAAGTTTTTAAGAGAGTCTAAAGTGATTAAGATACCAGAAGAAATTGTGCCGCTGCCGCAAAATCCTAAAGTACAACCGAACAAAGTGCAACAGGCTCACGAGGTTGTTGATGGTACCACTATTTATACTACCGAGTCTACTCCTACCAGTGCCCATCAAGATGTTGATGCCCAATCACCAAATGCACCCCAACAGGATTCTGCACCAATAATGAATACTGATGATAATGCTTCCAGTGAAAAAAAAGTGGAAAGTGCTCCTAGCCAAAATAGCAATGAGAATAAATCGGACCAAAGTGTTTTAAATCCCACAGCCATAGGAAATAATGACCAATCTGCTGGCACTACAGAAAAGCCTCTAGATAGTAAACCTATAGTAAACACAAACCCAGAGCTCCCTGCAATTTCAGTTCCGGAATCTCTCCCACAGCCACAAGCACTCACTGCCAGCACAACTGATGCTGCTGATCCTAAATCCGTACAAAAAGTTGACTATGTACAGCAAAGTCTAGATCAACCTAAACCTGCTGAAAATTCAGATCAAAATACTTCAACACCATCTAGTACCAATGTAGATAGCACCACCACACAGTCGTATGAAACTAGTACTGATAAAATTAGTACAGAACATAGTATCTTAACCAGTGCTAATGTAAATACCGATTCTAATACTCAACTCCCACCAATGCCATCTACTGTTAATTACCATGTACCtgattataatattaacaatCAAAACCCTCAACCACAAGTCCCACTGCCGTCACAATATGGCAATGGGGCATATGGGCCAAATAACCAGAATTATGATTACAATGCCAATCAAGCACACTACCAAGGCAATACAGCCCAGCAATATTACCCAAGTACCAGTGGGTACCCAGAAGGATCGACAACAGGAGCAGTTCCAAATGAAGGAATAGTTTACAATGCTCCCACAACAGAAACTCCAACCTATGCATATACAACAGGATCTGCATATAGCTATTCCACTGGACAAACTAATCCTCCCCACTATCAACAAGTTGAAACAATAACAGGCAGTGCATTTTCTCAGAGTTCATCTGAAACCACATATCAATCAACTGAGGCACCCATAAGTAATACATATAACTACCCTAATTCAGCTGAGAATACATATTCACAGCCAAATACTTATACTAGTTCTGAAAGTACTAGTATTCCTTATCAAGGTTCTACACCAGACCATTACAACTATGGCAGTTCTGAAACCACAAAAAGTCCTTTAAATCAAGATTATACAACAGGGCAATACCATTATGGTAATACAGAAACTACCAAGGCACCAGTTTACCAAGAATCAACAACAGAGTCTTACAATTATGGTAGTTCTGAAATTACAAATACTCATTTAAATCAGGATTCTACAACCGGACAATACAATTACCCTAGTACAGAAACAACCAAGTCCCCAATTAGTGCAGAAACAACAGAACAACAGAGTCATGCTAGTATAGAATCAACAAGCACACCTTCAAGTCAAGAACCTGCAACAGGACCTTACAGTTATGCCAGTTCAACTACTGCTACACCACCACAAGAAACCACAACTGAACAATACAATTATGGTAATGCAGAATCTACTACAGAATCTGTCTCAGTACCACCTAGCACAGAAACAACACAATCCCTACATGAACAAAGCACAACAGAGACTCCGGAAGCACCAATTATGTTGGACTTGGATGACTATTTAAAATCAACACAAGTGCCTGATACTATACCATCACCAGTAACAGATGGTCCTGGTTTTCTATCAAAGTTATACACAAGTCTAATTGATTTGTGGCCAACGAATGCTGAAAAACCAGCAATAGAAAGTATTTATAATACTGACCAGAGTGAAAACCAAAGACAAGCTGATAGCTTCTCatatttcaattactttttatCAACTTATTACTCTGTAATGGGAACTAAATCAGACTCAAGTGCCCTATTTGCATCTCCTG GAGACACATGTTTCACGGACGAGTACTGTGATGGCACTTCTAAGGATCAAAACAACCGCTTTCTTACATTTTTATTGACAACTGCTAGCTCTGTCCTGTTATTCACACTGGGGTACTACTACATTGATAACAAAAGACGGGATGGCCAACTCATTGGTACAATCAATTCATTGCAAAGGGATTTACTTTTCTCTACAAAG GAGTGTGAAATCCTCAAAGAGGAACTTGCAACTACTAAGTCGAAGCTTGCCGGCATTGAAGACAATTCCTTTGGCATGGATGATATGGTGCAATCATTGAAGGAAGAAATTGAAGAGCTGAAggctcagaatgagaggcttcGGAAGTCATTAGATGATAATGAGAAGTTATTGAGAGTGTCAGAGAATACTGCAGGGGAGCTGCAGAACACTCTGAGTGAGGTAGAAAATACTCTTAGTGAGCTCTTAGGGGAGAGAGCTCATTCTGAAGAGCATATAGCTGAACTGAATA GTAAAATTGAAGCTTTCGAAGAAGAATTAATTTCAGTCAGTCGAGAGAGGGACAATTTCCAATTAAAATTTGTCTCGGCCGAGGCAGCTTCGGATGAATCtagaaaacaaaagaaacaatTAGAAGAAATCAACCGATTGTTGGCAGAGGCCAACAATACTATTCAAATTCAGAGCCATGAAGTAACAGCTCtgaag GATGTCATTAGAGAATTGAAGAGTGGATCTAAGTCAAATATTGATGCTTCATCGTTGATAGATCACACCGAAATAAAAGCCAAACTGGCCAAGGCTTTGGAAGAGAAGCATACATTTGAGAGCAAGTTTGAG ATCGAACACAAGGAGCGCGTGCGGCTGTCCGAAGAGCTACAGAATTCGCAAGAGTCGATGCGCACTTCCGGCCAACAGGCCACCGAGGCCCTCACCAGGCTGGAAGTACTCGGCAAATACTTCCAGGAAAGAGAGGGGGAACTTTTGAA AGAACTTAGCGCCAAAGAATCACTTTGGCTGAGCAAGCAAGGCGAATCTGCTAGTACGGTAGAGAAAATTGAGCTAATGCAGCAGGAAGTTCAACGATTTAA GGAAAAATGCGACGCACTCACGCTGGAGCTAGCAGAACAGGAGTCGGCGCGTCGCGCGGCGGTGGGCGAGCTggaggcgcgcgcgcacgcggcgTGGCTcgaggcgcgcgcggcgcggcgcgacgCTGACGCGGCTAAAGATGACGCGGCCGCGCTGCGTCGCCGCCTCGCCGCCGTCACGCGCGCCGAGGGCGCCGCCTCGCCCCATGCAC tccACGAGGACTCACGTGGATATATTCTTAATAATTCCAGATACGACCGACGCTATTCGCCGGAGAGCCGCTATTCCCCGGAAAGCCGGTACTCGCCCGAGAGCCGGTACTCGCCAGAGAGCCGATACTCGCCGCCTCGGCGGCCGTCCGATAGAAAATACTCGCCGGACCGGCGGACCTCTGATCGGAAATACTCTCCGGATCGTCGGACGTCCGATAGAAAATATTCGCCAGACCGGCGCAAAGTATACTCGCCGCGGTCGAGGCGACGGTCCAGAGATag GTACGAGGAAGGGCGCGGGTCGCGAGCACGCAACGGACCAGCGGACACGGAAACCGAATATAATTCGGACAGCCCCTCGAGGCAGCCGCGTCGACGCCGCAGATATTCACACTCAG GACCAAGCTCAGGGTCGGGTTGTTCATCCGAATCAGACAAGTGA